The proteins below are encoded in one region of Telopea speciosissima isolate NSW1024214 ecotype Mountain lineage chromosome 10, Tspe_v1, whole genome shotgun sequence:
- the LOC122642247 gene encoding phenylacetaldehyde reductase-like encodes MSGAGKTVCVTGASGYIASWLVKFLLAKGYTVKASVRDLNDPKKTEHLLALDGAKERLHLFKANLLEEGSFDSAIDGCEGVFHTASPFYHAVTDPQAELLDPALKGTLNVLESCAKTPSVKRMVVTSSVAAVAYNRTPRTPDVVVDETWYSDAEFCRENKSWYLLSKTLADEASWKFAKEKGIDMVTINPAMVIGPLLQPTLNTSAEAILNLVNGAQTFANATFGWINVKDVANAHIQAFEIPSANGRYVLVERVYHHSQTVKTLRELYPSLQLPEKCADDKPYVPTYQVSKEKAKTLGIEFIPMEVSLKETVESLKEKGFF; translated from the exons ATGAGTGGAGCTGGGAAGACAGTTTGTGTCACAGGCGCTTCTGGGTACATCGCCTCATGGCTGGTTAAGTTTCTGCTCGCCAAAGGATACACTGTTAAAGCTTCTGTTCGTGATCTAA ATGATCCAAAGAAGACTGAACATTTACTTGCTCTTGATGGAGCCAAGGAAAGACTTCATTTATTCAAAGCAAACCTATTGGAAGAAGGATCATTTGATTCTGCAATTGATGGATGTGAAGGTGTTTTCCATACAGCATCTCCATTTTATCATGCAGTCACAGACCCACAG GCTGAATTACTTGATCCTGCATTAAAGGGGACTCTTAATGTTCTAGAATCCTGTGCAAAAACTCCATCTGTGAAAAGAATGGTTGTGACATCCTCTGTAGCTGCAGTTGCATACAATAGAACACCTCGAACTCCAGATGTGGTAGTTGATGAGACTTGGTATTCAGATGCAGAGTTTTGCAGAGAGAATAAG AGTTGGTATTTACTATCTAAGACCTTGGCTGATGAGGCTTCCTGGAAATTTGCAAAAGAGAAGGGGATTGACATGGTTACGATAAATCCGGCTATGGTGATTGGTCCTCTTTTACAACCAACACTAAATACAAGTGCCGAAGCAATTCTGAACTTAGTAAATG GAGCACAAACATTTGCCAATGCAACATTTGGATGGATTAATGTTAAAGATGTTGCAAATGCACATATTCAGGCATTTGAGATTCCTTCAGCCAATGGAAGATATGTTTTAGTCGAGAGAGTTTATCATCATTCGCAGACTGTGAAAACTTTGCGTGAACTTTATCCATCTTTGCAGCTTCCAGAAAA GTGTGCTGATGACAAGCCTTATGTGCCAACCTACCAAGTCTCCAAAGAGAAAGCAAAAACCTTGGGGATAGAATTCATCCCTATGGAGGTGAGCCTGAAGGAAACTGTTGAAAGCTTGAAGGAGAAAGGCTTTTTTTAG
- the LOC122642251 gene encoding NADH dehydrogenase [ubiquinone] 1 alpha subcomplex subunit 2, with amino-acid sequence MAWRGHLSRNLKEIRFLFCQTSPASSQTREFVQRNYKDLKTLNPKFPILIRECNGVQPQLWARYDMGVERGIPLEGLTEAQINKALQDLVQLGASLKA; translated from the exons atggcttggaggggacaCCTATCTCGGAATCTGAAGGAGATCCGTTTCCTGTTTTGCCAAACTTCCCCCGCAAGTTCTCAAACCAG AGAATTTGTTCAAAGGaattacaaagatttgaagaccCTGAACCCCAAGTTCCCAATCTTGATCCGTGAATGCAATGGAGTTCAACCTCAGTTATGGGCCAGATATG ATATGGGCGTTGAAAGAGGAATTCCTTTGGAAGGCTTGACTGAGGCACAGATTAATAAGGCCCTGCAAGACCTTGTCCAATTGGGAGCATCCCTTAAAGCCTGA